A region from the Paenibacillus humicola genome encodes:
- a CDS encoding aspartyl-phosphate phosphatase Spo0E family protein: MKDKLRLLDELQALRLKLMEAAEARGSLTDPEVLAISEAADELIVTLQQLQKNEMHRK; the protein is encoded by the coding sequence ATGAAGGATAAACTAAGGCTGCTCGATGAGCTGCAAGCGCTTCGTTTAAAACTGATGGAAGCTGCTGAAGCTCGAGGAAGTTTAACCGATCCGGAGGTGCTGGCTATTAGCGAGGCGGCGGACGAGCTGATTGTTACGCTGCAGCAACTGCAAAAAAATGAAATGCACCGTAAGTG